The genomic DNA tggaagagaccacaagggccacccagtccaaccccctgccatgcaggaaatccaaatcaaagcatctccaacagatggccatccagcttctgcttgaagacctccaaggaaggagactccactacactccactgtcgaacagcccttactgtcaggaagtttgtATGTGATGCTATAACTTGCTTTCCATCCAGTCAGGctttggtttgtttctttgtctcTGGAACCTGTTATTCCCCAGAAGGTTGTAGACATATGTGTATAATgggtgtgtgcacacatatgtaAATTAGCAAAACATTTTCTGAAGGAGTGATTTCTCGATTTATCTCAGTGTGGGATGACTAAAGACTGGTTTGCTATTTTGAAGGGCATGTCTATGgaaagttttttatttttgttttaatcacATGAAGTACTGTTTCTGTCTGCACTTTTTATTCTGCACTGAGTGAGCTTAGAAGGTATCCTGTCAGTTATTGGCTGCTGCCATCTAGTCAGTAAAAATTGATCACAAACAGTCACACATGTTCCCAATTCTCCCTTCCCTCTGCATGTTGTTGAATATGTATTATTGTGCCCATAATGAGATTCAGGCCATGTCTTGCctctggccaggatactccaggggcagcctagagtatcctggaaccaaaactgcCCTGATCTGCCCCCATTACCTCTGTTCTTGTGCTACCATGGCTGTCTACATAGGCATCCCACAGGGCCACCCAGTGCATCCACCATGGTGACAGGTTTTCCACTTCTGAGGCCAGAACAAGCCACCCAGCAATGGTCAGAtgatgggcaccttgttctgatttcAGAATAAGTGACCCATGGGACTGGCGGATGCACTCAGTGGCCAATAcagctgccacagtgcagaaactAAGGGCTCTGAATCTTCCTGCAAAATCCGGAGCAATAGCTAAGGGTTTCTTTACTCCTTTTTAAGTATGttaaaccctggttctggtggaGAACATGCCAGATGTTTTCCGGAgtgctcacaccagaaccagggtttgggctgtATGTCATCTGAACAGGGTGACATCAGAACAGGGAGGAAATGGACCTTTTGGCCCATATAGACAAGGCCTCAGATCCTATGAGTTATAACAGAAGCACAATTTTGACAAGCAGGTGGTCTtactgagcccccccccccactgctttACAACGTCTCTCTAGTGAACATGTCAGTTTTTTCCAGTCAAGAAAGAAAATCTTACTGTTACATTGCAGATCTTTTGAGACTCAATTTATAGCTCTACCTAGGTTATACCTATGTTGTCCTATCACATCATTGTGTTAAAACCAGGGTAGCCCAGAACATCTCCTTGTATAAACATTCTTGAAAATACACAGATACTGTCTGTGGAAAGCCAACAGAAATATAGGGTCTCTGATCTTGTATTCCTATGTCAACATGGCTTGGTCATCTTATAGATGACTAAACTGCCACTAAACTGCTATTTTCTGCAACATTGAACTCTCAGATTTTGCAAAATAATCAGGTTTTGGATTACTGTGTAGGTGTTCCAAATTATTTGTAGGCTCAGCCTACTTATTCAAAAGTAACATTTATGGTTCATAATCTTGACTGCAGAATTCTGGATGCATTACAAAATGTGGGTATAAGGTATAAACAAGTTTAATTGAACCATTCTTACCCTGGAACATATGTAGAATACTTGTGAGGATCTAACCCTGGAACATATGTAGAATTCTTGTGAGGAGAAGAGACAGACAGATGGCAGCATTTCCTACAAGTGCTTCATCTGCCTTCTCTTTTGTGCCATGCATAGGTAGCATGCCATCCAATGTTTGCATGTTGGTGGGAAAATAAAGCATGTGCCTCAAAAGTAGGGGTAATTGCATGGAAGAGCAGGTCTGGCACACAGCGGTAGTCAATGTCTGCTTATGGCATGACAGGTACAGCTGGTGAAAGGTGCATCTTTGTGCAGCATTCTGGCCTATGTGCAGAGAACCGCCAGAAATGGTGCTGATCAGCTCTTTGGCACGTGGAGACCGAACTAAATCCAGCGCTTCCACTCCCCCAAATAGCTGACTGGCACTCTCGGCAATTTCCTGACACGCAGCCCCAGCAGCTGGATCAAGGGAAAGAACTGCATGCGCAGCACCCGTTTGCCCCCGTGATTCCTTCTCCAACTAGGGATATGCTTCCACATGGGTACGCCCCATAGTTGTTTGATCGGGCAGATAAAAATACCCTACTCACTTCCGGAGTGAGATACTGCTTATGTTTAGAAAAGTAAGCTTcaaagtgaggatttgaactttggtttccaatatccacattcaatatgCTTTATGTACTTTTGTTTAAATCCAGGCCTGCCCCAGTTATATCCAAAGCCATTTTTAGAGCAAAGGGGACACATGGATTGGGTGGGCTaagttttcctctctctcttacaGCCTTGTCTTTTCTAGCATCATTTATCACTCAATTGAGGTCTGATACCTGGAGGTAAATGGGAAGCACTGGAAGACTTCAGCTTCTCTCACCTgtgtctcttttttcctcttaaaaGGCACATCTTCCATTGTAATCACATTTCATATGCAGTTGGGAGTagttctagatttttttaaaaaaatctgctgttGTTAAATGTAGATTGAGGGTTAAACATGAACCATGTAAATGTACACTTccctgttttattatttttgtttaaaataaggGTCAGTTATGCAGAACTGTgaccttttatttaatttacatggTGTTCTAAAAGTGCAAAGGACTATACTGGCTTTATCACAACCATAATGTAATGGCTACTACCAGTTCACTGATAGAGATTTTAAGTTGATCAACAGCTTTGGCTTTGCACCCAAATCTTTTAGACTTTAAGTTTCCCACACCACCTGCACTATTTTATATCCACATGAAAAGTTGCATGAGATTTTGTGCATGCCTGTCCCAGCAATGTGAATATTTGTGGGGGTTTTGCCTAGTACACATAAAATTGCAAGCAaaaattttaatgttattttcacCAATGCGTGTATTTTCATCTGTAGCATCCCCTccaaaatgtaaatgtttgtgCACATTGTTAGTTTGAAGAATCCCATTACAATACTGTTATTTGGAAAAGAGTGAAATTTGAAGCATGACAtggaaccttatcgcactcacagttttctCGTTCCGTTCCTGTTGACAAGGTGGACAGATCAGGAAATGGGCTGACGACGAATGATATTgcattaagtcttcttagcgtTATGTGAACGCGAAAAGAATTATCGCTATCGCACACCGCTAACGGAGAAAACGGCCTGTTGTCGTTTTTGGACGTcgctgtgaacggatatcaccgcacagccaggtcccatcccaaTGACGCCCCGACCATCCCTtgtctttgcgcatgcgcagtttacaaagaaaattgtgCGCGGTTTTCAAAGGAAGCTTGGGGCATTTTCGTTCCCTGTGTGTTCTATCCTAATATGGATTCTCATGTGTTGGTCCTTCTCCATACCATCTCCCGTTACCTGATAACGGAGCAggaatggagaagaaggaggacacttaTGTATAATTAAGGCATACCTACCTTtgtgttgccataattgtcctctATTACCAGgaataaaatgtaggacaaaatgtagaacaaactgtaggacaaatacAGCACAAAActaagcccaaaatgtaggacgctTCAGAAAAAGGTCCAACATTTTTGgcttacttttgtcctacatttgtcctacagtttggtctaaaatttgtcctacattttctcaatggtaaaagaggacaattattccaaacctaccatacctacctgaaatctttttctggtatcaaaaactgtttcctgctttatttttcatgtagagacatgtctagatgttctataattttgaggaatgaaagtcgttaaaacatcttgcaagggaacctggtaaaagaaagatatcatgatggcccatcataactgtagggatcggacggggatgcaattggaacgcctaggatatcgcacacagaggattttccaTTCTCATAACGTTTACTGATGAGGGAGGACAGAAGAGAATCATCGGGGACATTTTACACGAACGGAACAGAGCGGGAACCCATTGCAAATGTCTCGGTAAtgaggctatgcgataaaatccgttacGTTCCATTACCATTGAGACCTCGGaacgtttacaaacatgtgtgcaataaactccatggTTTCAGTCCATAAGCCCATCCAAAAGTACAAAACCCAGTAATTCACAgtaaaatgcaattcagattaCTTTCTGACCCTTCCCAATGCATGATTGTACTAATTACTGTATATCTAGAATTTTAAAATAGCctattgtttttttctcctcttaTCTGACCAGTCCTAGCTTGAGGCTTCATAGAAGAGGAGAGGTGTCTGAAACAATACTAGCAAAACAACTTAAGCTATATGaggttctgttttatttttacagtacCTGTAAGTAGATCACGTATCAGACATATCGGGATATCTTAACATTTCGCCTTgataagaaaggaaaagagagaaagagagagatgaccCTGGTGACAGTGTCACATTTTGCAGGAATTCTAAGTTATAGGAAAGTCTATTCTCTCTCGTTCTTCTTTGGAAAGGCAGCAAGTAAAATAATGAACCAGAACAGTCATTAATCATTTAAAGATTATTTGACCTCCACAACTTTGATGTTACACTTCATTAATGAGTGCTGCTAATGGGTTTCCATTTCATCAGGGCCTTGTACATTTTGCTGTGAACACTGTAGTTAGTTTTAGATGTCACTTTTAATTGTTGTTCCTGTTAACATTTCAACAGCTGATGAATAAACTGTGGGCCCTTTTTAATAACCACAATTACTGCAAAGGGTCTGTGTGGCCCATCATTATCAACTTCGTAATTCACCTAGCTTTTGGAAACAAGGTAGTCAAGAATGTAGAGAGCAGACAGTTGAGTGGAGTGAGTGGACGAGAGGATTGTGACTTCTTCAATAGGAAACTTCACTGTCTGCCAATATGTTTGGGAGCATAATTCAAAATTCAAAGACCTATACTAGActgcagcatggtgtagtggtttgagtgttgggcattgggagaccaaggttcaaatcccctctcagccattgaaacccaccctatgatagggtcttagagttgccataagtcagaaatgacttgaaaggatacaacaacaacaacaaaaaggctggACTTAGGATCCCATGACTTTTTGAGAGTTGCATTTATGGTTGTTACTACCAAATGTGACACCCCTCCCCGCAAAAATACCTCTTAAGCCAAGGATTACCCCAGTTGAAGGGTTTTTGAGGCACCGCATATTGAGGTGCTGCAAAATGACAACTGTACTGCTCTCCCAATTGCAGAGCATGTTGAGACAAGCAGCTGCAGCAGAACCCCAAGGAGTCTCTCCAGTTGCCCATCTCAAGAGGCCCTGCAACCAGGAAAGTGCTGCAGACATTGCTTCCCAGCACTGTAGTTGGCAGTGCCATGGAAACCCTTCAGTTGGGGTGCTGCCTAGTTTACAAGATATGGATTTGATGGTGAGGAGTCGCATTGGCAGCAATAGCAAAGGAACTATACTGTTGTAGCAGTGCCTTcagatgcaggatcttggcctgtatttttccagtttttaagAATTTAAGAGTAGACTTTCTTTCAGTGCCACCACCATTTGAAGACATGTCTGATGGGTACTTGAGAGTGGTCCTGTGGTGTTAATTCCCATACTCTGggatgtcaggaaaaagccacatgggatatatagtcacaagaaatataatatgtatatgaatgtatttgaaactaacatgacacagcaaaagttattgaattgtcacacaggtgttgtaagtaatgtaattagaaggtcctgaaagccaaggacatatgagacaatgacaaagtgaaaaggtgcaaattgatatcacctgagagtcattgagtggacagtaatgtatgatgcaatgtgaggtctagattgagccaagtatggtatgtcaatcataatgtatgtacacgcccaggaggtggcaactgtataatgaatagagagacaaatgtctatataagcaataatgtatgacaatactttttgtgggtattgaggagtatagtagtgtgagttttgtgagtagtgaattgttttgtgcatagtgtatatattagaataaaagtagatctttttaagaagactactgtgttgactggtgtcttgagagctgaacaagaaccagcagactgcagagaagattggaagacatcttcagccaattctcagagctactggtcaaactggttgttcttccgctgaccaggggggtgagagtgaaagccaggagaagagctgcaactcccatcatccctaacatggGATTCCCTGTAAAAGGAGGCTATATTCATCCTGTGTGTGTCATCTGGCAGCCAAAGATATTTCTATACTGTGAGGCTTCTGGTATCTCAGCTAGTCTGTTTTTACTGTGGGTTTACTGTAACTGGGTATTGCTTCTGTCTTTTGATatgttttttatttctgtttttggtCAATTGGCTTTTATGATCAAATCAAACTTTTATTATTACTTGTGTATTAGTGTTGTTGGCCACTTGAacaccttttctttttatttagtggaaatgcaaggtactgtatgcattttatatctgtatctatctatAAAGGAGTATTCTTCTTTCATACTATACCATGTGGAAAGATCAAATACCAAGAACAGTTCATAATGACTGCACAGATCTCCAAAGGCCAATGTCTGAAGAATATCTAATTATATTACATGGAGAAGGAGATTATTTTTCCCCTCACAAGGCCTCCTGAAAGGAATGAGAGATGCCCAAGATTATTTTAGCAATTACATGttgaaaaaggaagggggggtccaaacCTGTCTTCTTCATAAATTATGGTAAACAGTTTTATTCTTTTCAGAAGTAAGGTTGCTTTAGAAAATAGCTCTTAATAAATTACTATTTGAAATGAGCTGAAACTCACTTGAGAGACTAGTAAATAGATTGAAACTGAGCTGTCTGTCGGATTTTGTACTTTCTGAATTCTGTGAAACACTTCCTCACTATTTAAATGAGGATTGGGGAAACTTCCAGAGGTTCCATCCCTGGGATCTTGGGAAGTGACACCCACCTCTGACAAACACACTTTCAAATGCTTGTTTTGAGCAAATACATGTATGTACCGTATGTATTTTGAAAGAAAGTGCAAATTTAAATATAttcaatatacaaataaagtcATCCCTCCCAATTCGTGGTCTTGCCATTCATGTCCCTTGGTCTTTCGTGGATGGCAAGCTGGGAGGGACATAATGGCACCCACACCCAAGGCACCTCCCCATTCCAATCAATGAGGCTCCAATATTGATGATTTTCCCAATTCGTGGTGGGGAGGGTCTgaaacggatcccctgtgaatcaGAAGGAATGactgtaaatatatatgtatatattaaaaagatTGCTGTGGCAATGGGATGGAATGATGGCCAAGAATATGAATGAAATTCAAACCAGAAATAAGTAGCTTTCCCCAGCCCTATTCAGGAGTGACTTATTCCAACATTCCTACATTTGCTGGGATGCTGGATAAACAGACAGACTGGtcatttgcacaaaaaacatTAGACTGGATTACTTTAACTGGTACTATAGTAACTCAGTAGAGAAGCATGAAATCAGGGCCAGTTCAGACTGATGAACATGTTTAATTTCACTAATAAATCTTAATTTTTTGCAACACCTTTTActgtgggccctcggtatccggtgggggtttggttccaggacccccatggatactaaaatccattgATTGTCCTCTCATATAAagtggcatagtaagatggtgtccattatataaaataacagAATCAAGGTTGGCTATTTGGCATGTATatacttttggaatattttcaaaccgtggatagtTGATTCCATGGaggaagaatccatggatatggaaggccggCTGCAGTAACagcaaagaaaggcaaaataattCCCAGTTTTGAAATATAGAAGAAATAATGCCTTAAATCATTGTAAATTTGATCATTCATCTATAAACTATTTGATCATAAACCCTCAAATAGTTGTAATGTTAATAGGGCAACTTAGGCAGACATCCCCTTGGGAAGTTACATCATTATAAAGCAACTTACAGTTGTGTAAAGGTGAATCATACTGTTGTGCAATATCTGTATTTAAAGCAGTAAAGGGGAGGCAGTAACAACTCCACTTGGACTATTGCACCAGCAGACCCATCAGGGTGGCCATTGCATAGCATGTTCCAATACACAGTGGGAACCCCCATTGTAGAATGTAACATCTTGCACAGTGGAAACCTCCACTGAGCAACAGGACATTCTGGACAATGGGAGCTCCGCTGTGTATCATCAAAATTCACTAGCATGGTCGTGTATCATATCAGCAATGGCACCTCCATCACTGTAAATTTATGCATCATAACCTCTAATGCAGGAACTCAGCCTTTGCTTTGTTAAGAGCGTAACTTAATTTAAACTTGAAATCATTATCATTCCAAAACTAAGCAATGCAGCAGTaatttgaaactattttaaatatattaaaaatacttgGGAATAATTTTACATCACTTAGATATGTTGGCTCGCATCTTGTTAATGACTTGCATGCCTTGTTACTGACCACTTGCAATAAACAAACTCCCTCACAGCCTTCCTCCTCACAATGTCAGTTTACTGGATGATGGGGAGTGGCAGAAAACCATCTAGCTGTGTTCCTATAGCAGGCTCAGAGCACTGGTGTCATCCTCCAAGACCATGGAGGGTTTCTAAAGATGCCTTATCACTGTGCAACCAGTGATAAGAACATAGCTAGACACTTCTCTGCTGTTTCTGTGGCCTCCACCAGCTAGTAAATTGatattttgggggagggggcagagcagctggaagacaGGGCTTGGAGTGTGTGAGAGGGGAGATGTTTCATAGTTCTGCCTGTGCAATATGTGTCCCAGTTCAAGAGCTCAGTCACTGTTCGATCAGAGAAGTGGTATAGAACTTGattgtgtaataaataaataaataaaatttcctttctctctctctaaaacaGCTAATATGCCTGAGGATTATCCCAACCAGTTTGGTGATGTAGTGGATTTTATTCAAGCCACTATAAAAAGACTGAAGCGGTCACCAGATAAACCAACTCCTTTTTTCTCTAAACGGGAAAGAAACAGACAAAATGCAGCCAAGAAGAGTAATAATTCCATCAGCAGAAAGGGACGAAGAAGTCAAAAGGTCAAAAATCGAGATTGTGTCTTAACTGAGATACACTTAAACGTGACTGACTTGGGGTTGGGATATGCAACCAAAGAAGAGCTGATTTTTCGATATTGCAGTGGCTCATGTGAGTCTTCCTCAACCCTGTATGAccaaattttaaacaatttaaccCGAAACAGAAAGTTGGTCAGTGACAAAATCAGACCACAGCCTTGTTGCAGACCCATTGCTTTTGATGATGATGTTTCATTTTTGGACGATGACCTATCAACGTACCATATACTGCAGAAACATTCCGCTAAAAAATGTGGATGCGTCTGACGTCctttgtgtttggacactgctATGATATTGCATTCCTGCTAAAATGGCAAAGAAGGGACCAAAGCTCCCCAGAAGATAGAATGGTGGCTCTGAATGAAGGAAGAGGACCAAGCATACAAGAGAACAGCAGTTGCGGGAGCTTGGTTGATTGAAATCCAGTACAGGATTTTTGGAGAAGATACAACTGTTGGAGGTTTATCACACACTAAAGTCCTACTGGGATAGACTCAGGATCTAAAACTCAAAAATTGATCCTATCACATTGCCCCCttcctgggcagtaggcagcccatatgcaaccgtGGCAGTGCATATACAATCTAGGTTTCTTTTGCAGCTCTtcaaagaatggaaaaatcccattcttgaaaaggtgcCGGAGAAGCCTGGGTtccatatgggctgcctactacCCGGGAACAGGCTGTGCGATAGGATCTGGTTTTTGAGATTTAGATCTCGCCTCTATCCCAGCGGGACTTCAGTGTcggtgtatgataatctccttttTTTCTGCAGGAAAGCAAATAGACATCCGTGCTCAGGGGCAGACATCCAGGATGGATGAAGGTGACTTCCACCATTTGCATGGAGATGATCCACCATGGGCAGATAGTGGCTTAGCAGATGCTTAACAACACAGCCTGTTTGATAAGTTGCTTTATGAGTTACCAAATTAGAATTAACAGTCAGTTACTGCTAGCCTTAACTTCAAAATGTACACCTCTCCATTTAAGAGGGTGGCAAATGGTGGTCATTTAAGGAGTTCATTGTTTATGGGCAGCTAAGCCTTAAGAAAGAGACTGTGGCTGGTGAAATGCGAGAATCTTTAGGTATAATTGCCTTCTTTTCTGCTATTCCCAGTGCAACCGCCTTTGCCAGCAGTCTGTCCCACCAAGACACATGGCTTTCTCTCAAAGAAGTCTATTATTGAGAACTGTAGATTGAACAGATGCAATATCTAGCATTTACCACTAGGGCATTTACCGCTGGGTACAGATGAAGATCCTAAATGCAGAGCAGGCAGGAACATGGAGACAAATCAAGCAACAAGGTAGCAGAAAAGGGATTAGCAGCCATTAGAGTATTGTATTTGAAAGAGGGGAATAATTCATGGGCAGGGGAAATGAAAtcttgcctaaataccctaaaagcaccaaattttatctaatcttgggagctaagcagggcaaacctggttagtacttggatgggagaccaccaatgaatacagtgtgccctttgttTACACAGGGGacccattccggactcccccgcataaaacaaataatgcctatgctcgagccccatttaaatgaatggggcttgtgcatgcggtgtCGCATACccacaggcacatgccccattcatccctatgggacgtgctgccccttccttccctcacatATGCTGAAAACCGCATAAAGCGTGCCCACATATGACGTAGGCGCACTGTATCAGATAccataggctacatttcagaggaaggaactggcaaaaccatctatgaatattccttgcctaaaagaaaaccctatgaaattaatgtggtcaccataagtcaacagatgaacTCCAAGCTCTGATGCAAAACTGTGTAATAAATAAGAGAGCTTGGGCACATTTTAGGAAGGTGCAGTTCTTGAAGACTGGCGGCCAGGCACAAATTGAAAACACAGCTTAGAATTCAGTCAGCACACCCTTATAGCTCTGTATTTAAAACTGTAATGTTGGGCAAGCTATTGTTCGTGTTTGCCATCACCAGTTTTCTTGCTGAGGAATGGCTGATAAAATTCTAAGGAACCCCAGGGCTTGAAAAGCAGTAGTTTAAAGAGTCAGTGTTAGAATACACGATTTAGGCTTCCTACTCAGCTTACCCGGGTAGTGGAGGAGTCACCAGTGTGCCCCTGCTTTCTGTACTATAAAGAGAACGTGGAAGTCTCTCCTCTTTGCACAACTAGAGTAGCGAGAGAAGCttcagaccatgaagaagaaactcttgctgcagcttctcctgacATGCATGGGAAAACTTTCAGAAAATTGGTTAATGCTGGCTTGGAGAAGGGCCAGGCACAGATGTCTCCCACATGGTTATGGGGCTTCTCGTGTTACCTGGTGGGACAGGAAGTAGTGGCACTTCTGAAGTTCTCACACCACTGGAGTAACATGAGTACCAGGCCCAAGATgctagcaaaaatatttttagtatATTGGGCACAAGTCAAGCAGGGGTTTCAACAAGCTAGCTAAAGTTCCACAGAGACGTGAAAACCAATCCCAAGCAAATTGTACCCAAAGCAGGCCAGTTTGTTAGTTCTGTCGCACATAGAATTGAACTTTAATGTGATTACTCTGTGGGAGGGAAAAGAGAGTTAAGTTCTGATCTCCTTTTCTGCTCTTTGTGAATATGAGTCATGTTTTTAATCGCTTGTTCCTGCCTGGACTACACCATAAGAAAAATATGTggatctttgtttttattttcttgttttctttggtTTACAAATGGACTAAGATCGCTTACTTAATTAACTACATTTTTATTTGGGGTCATTGTGAATGAGCAGAGACTACTTGATGCAATGCATCCAGTCAGAGACAAATCTAGAGAAAATATTTATTGAGGTTtaaattattatgatgattatttatTACAtgagttttcctttccttta from Sceloporus undulatus isolate JIND9_A2432 ecotype Alabama chromosome 2, SceUnd_v1.1, whole genome shotgun sequence includes the following:
- the GDNF gene encoding glial cell line-derived neurotrophic factor isoform X2 yields the protein MKLWDVVAVCVVVLNTISTFPLPAANMPEDYPNQFGDVVDFIQATIKRLKRSPDKPTPFFSKRERNRQNAAKKSNNSISRKGRRSQKVKNRDCVLTEIHLNVTDLGLGYATKEELIFRYCSGSCESSSTLYDQILNNLTRNRKLVSDKIRPQPCCRPIAFDDDVSFLDDDLSTYHILQKHSAKKCGCV
- the GDNF gene encoding glial cell line-derived neurotrophic factor isoform X1, whose translation is MKLWDVVAVCVVVLNTISTFPLPAGKTPPGKANSVLKRTEEEQTSNRLLTPSAGQMNSNMPEDYPNQFGDVVDFIQATIKRLKRSPDKPTPFFSKRERNRQNAAKKSNNSISRKGRRSQKVKNRDCVLTEIHLNVTDLGLGYATKEELIFRYCSGSCESSSTLYDQILNNLTRNRKLVSDKIRPQPCCRPIAFDDDVSFLDDDLSTYHILQKHSAKKCGCV